One region of Fusobacterium sp. SYSU M8D902 genomic DNA includes:
- a CDS encoding Fic family protein: MNIKDKMSDDYIKDMLVRMAHHSTAIEGNTLTLAETVSILINNYIPREMSEKDYDEIKNYKMILPILLNSSTQELNTGLIKEYNKIIMTNLRNDAGQYKKIENIILGAEFETTKPYQVPYVMQEWCDNYNFRMKIAKSDEEKVEIILDQHIKFERIHPFGDGNGRTGRLLIIDSCLRENLAPIIIPKAEKSKYINFLANEDVKNFTKWALELQEKELKRIKIFQNTLLKDDLSNKKREIRSQTRNRSNER; the protein is encoded by the coding sequence ATGAATATTAAAGATAAAATGTCAGATGATTATATAAAGGATATGTTAGTTAGAATGGCACATCACTCTACAGCTATTGAAGGAAATACTCTTACATTAGCTGAAACAGTATCAATTTTAATCAATAATTATATTCCTAGAGAAATGTCTGAAAAAGATTATGATGAGATTAAAAACTATAAAATGATTTTACCTATTTTATTAAATTCTAGTACACAAGAACTTAATACAGGACTAATAAAAGAATATAATAAAATAATAATGACAAATTTAAGAAATGATGCAGGGCAATATAAAAAAATAGAAAATATAATATTAGGAGCCGAATTTGAAACTACAAAGCCATATCAAGTACCATATGTAATGCAAGAATGGTGTGATAATTATAATTTTAGAATGAAAATTGCTAAATCAGATGAAGAAAAAGTTGAAATTATTTTAGATCAACATATAAAATTTGAAAGAATACACCCTTTTGGAGATGGAAATGGAAGAACAGGTAGATTGTTAATAATAGATTCTTGTTTAAGAGAAAACCTAGCTCCTATTATAATTCCTAAGGCTGAAAAAAGTAAATATATAAATTTTTTGGCAAATGAAGATGTAAAAAATTTCACTAAATGGGCTTTAGAACTTCAAGAAAAAGAACTAAAAAGAATTAAAATATTTCAAAATACTTTATTAAAAGATGACCTATCAAATAAAAAAAGAGAAATAAGATCGCAAACTAGAAATAGATCAAACGAAAGATAA
- a CDS encoding S26 family signal peptidase translates to MIAIFSILFVVFYYLKDNYIYNMTPSIPIGFYKIEKISNQNDIKVGDIIVFNISLSDKAFLIERGYISKRTKALMKKISAKEGDIVEVDNFLKINGKIIKKLKDKDIMGKNLPLKKGKFQLKEGEYFLIGDSSNSFDSCYLGIIKDSQFLFKVKQK, encoded by the coding sequence ATGATAGCAATTTTTTCTATATTATTTGTTGTTTTTTATTATTTAAAAGACAATTATATATATAATATGACTCCATCTATTCCAATAGGATTTTATAAAATTGAAAAAATTTCTAATCAAAATGACATAAAAGTAGGAGATATTATAGTTTTTAATATCTCCTTATCTGATAAGGCTTTTTTAATTGAAAGAGGATATATTTCAAAAAGGACAAAAGCTTTAATGAAAAAAATTTCAGCAAAAGAAGGAGATATTGTTGAAGTTGATAATTTTTTAAAAATAAATGGAAAAATTATCAAAAAATTAAAAGATAAAGATATAATGGGTAAAAATTTACCTTTAAAAAAAGGTAAATTTCAATTAAAAGAAGGAGAATATTTTTTAATAGGAGATAGTTCTAATTCTTTTGATTCATGTTACCTTGGTATAATTAAAGACTCGCAATTTCTTTTTAAAGTGAAACAAAAGTAA
- a CDS encoding recombinase family protein: MKYGYIRVSTRQQDETRQLVALINNGILKENIFIDKSTGTTFIGRTAWEKLLAKVVIGDIIVIKELDRLGRNNNEIKNNFEHLNKKGVFLEFLEQPLLNTYGMSKLERELLQPLVLHLLGYFAEKENEKRNTRQSEAYASLPRDDKGRMLSKKTGRPVGRKNALDNLTSEQRRAIELFSNSQISLEESIKLSNLKRSTIFKIKKILFPNSIRRKILTKDIENNIQLWINKKISLEEAKKRTGYSRSYLYNIKKNINVKKEII; encoded by the coding sequence ATGAAATATGGTTATATTCGTGTATCAACAAGACAACAAGATGAAACACGTCAACTGGTGGCTCTTATTAATAATGGAATTTTAAAAGAGAATATTTTTATAGATAAAAGTACAGGAACTACTTTTATAGGAAGAACAGCTTGGGAAAAACTTCTCGCTAAAGTTGTAATAGGAGATATAATTGTAATAAAAGAACTTGATAGACTTGGTAGAAATAATAATGAAATCAAAAATAATTTTGAACATTTAAACAAAAAAGGTGTGTTTCTTGAATTTTTAGAACAACCTTTACTAAATACTTATGGAATGAGTAAATTAGAAAGAGAACTATTACAACCTCTTGTTCTTCATCTTCTTGGTTATTTTGCTGAAAAGGAAAATGAAAAAAGAAACACTAGACAAAGTGAAGCTTATGCTAGTTTACCTCGTGATGATAAAGGAAGAATGTTATCAAAAAAAACAGGTCGTCCTGTTGGAAGAAAAAATGCTTTAGATAATTTAACATCAGAACAAAGAAGAGCGATTGAATTATTTTCTAATTCTCAAATATCTTTAGAAGAAAGTATAAAACTTTCTAATCTAAAGAGAAGTACTATTTTTAAAATAAAAAAAATTTTATTTCCTAATTCTATTCGGAGAAAAATATTAACTAAAGATATTGAAAATAATATCCAGTTATGGATAAATAAAAAAATTTCTTTAGAAGAAGCAAAAAAAAGAACAGGTTATAGCCGTTCTTATTTATATAATATTAAAAAGAACATAAATGTTAAAAAGGAGATAATATGA